Proteins from a genomic interval of Siniperca chuatsi isolate FFG_IHB_CAS linkage group LG10, ASM2008510v1, whole genome shotgun sequence:
- the tead3a gene encoding transcriptional enhancer factor TEF-5, which produces MWPMQAKLQASGKFIWLKCVVAGAVIIASEWSCRGSPDGAQEEGGDGEALGDGPDRGLDGDPEGVWSPDIEQSFQEALAIYPPCGRRKIILSDEGKMYGRNELIARYIKLRTGKTRTRKQVSSHLQVLAKRKSREIQSKLKAMNLDQVSKDKALQTVANLSSAQIVSASVMKAQTPFPAPVRFWPGPMPGQPGHSQDIKPFAQPPYTTLPAPVPAPISYEPLPPHRPAAIAAPVWQDRTIASAKLRLLEYSAFLETQRDREAYKHLFVHIGPTNPGYNDPVLESIDVRQIYDKFSEKKGGLKELYEKGPHNAFFLVKFWADLSSDIEEGSGVFYGVSSQYSGTENITISVSTKVCSFGKQVVEKVETEYAQMEGGKYVFRIHRSPMCEYMINFIHKLKHLPEKYMMNSVLENFTILQVVSNRETQETLLCIAFVFEVSTSEHGAQYHVYRLVND; this is translated from the exons ATGTGGCCCATGCAGGCAAAGTTGCAGGCTTCTGGGAAGTTCATATGGCTCAA GTGTGTTGTGGCCGGAGCCGTCATCATTGCGTCGGAGTGGAGTTGCCGTGGCAGCCCTGACGGGGCGCAGGAGGAGGGTGGCGATGGAGAAGCACTGGGAGACGGGCCGGACCGTGGATTGGACGGCGACCCTGAGGGAGTGTGGAGTCCAGACATTGAGCAGAGCTTTCAGGAAGCTCTGGCCATCTACCCTCCCTGCGGCAGGAGGAAGATCATACTCTCAGATGAAGGGAAGATGTATG GTCGAAATGAGCTGATAGCTCGCTATATCAAGCTACGAACAGGAAAGACGCGCACACGCAAACAG GTCTCTAGTCACCTGCAAGTCTTGGCCAAGAGAAAGTCGCGTGAGATTCAGTCTAAGCTCAAG GCCATGAACTTG GACCAGGTATCCAAAGACAAGGCACTGCAGACAGTAGCCAACCTCTCATCAGCACAGATTGTGTCAGCTAGTGTAATGAAAGCCCAGACTCCGTTCCCTGCACCAGTTAGa TTTTGGCCCGGCCCTATGCCAGGACAGCCTGGACATTCTCAGGA CATCAAGCCCTTTGCACAGCCACCATACACTACACTACCAGCCCCTGTCCCTGCACCTATCA GTTATGAGCCGCTGCCTCCCCACCGCCCTGCAGCTATAGCAGCTCCTGTATGGCAAGACAGAACCATCGCCTCAGCAAAACTACGGCTACTGGAGTACTCTGCTTTTCTGGAGAcccagagagacagggaggcg TATAAACACCTTTTCGTACACATTGGCCCAACAAACCCGGGCTACAATGACCCCGTGTTGGAGTCTATAGATGTGAGGCAGATTTACGACAAGTTCTCTGAGAAGAAAGGAGGCCTGAAGGAGCTGTATGAAAAAGGGCCGCACAACGCATTCTTTCTCGTCAAGTTCTGG GCCGACCTGAGCAGTGACATTGAGGAGGGTTCTGGTGTGTTCTACGGTGTGAGCAGCCAGTACAGtggaacagaaaacatcaccaTCAGTGTTTCAACAAAGGTCTGCTCCTTTGGCAAACAGGTGGTAGAGAAGGTTGAG ACTGAATATGCACAAATGGAAGGAGGAAAGTACGTGTTCCGCATCCATCGTTCGCCCATGTGTGAATATATGATCAACTTCATCCACAAACTCAAACACCTGCCAGAGAAATACATGATGAACAGTGTACTGGAGAACTTCACCATCCTACAg GTGGTGTCCAACAGAGAAACTCAAGAGACTCTGCTGTGCATCGCCTTTGTGTTTGAAGTGTCCACTAGTGAACATGGAGCACAGTACCATGTTTATCGACTAGTTAACGACTAG
- the LOC122882433 gene encoding uncharacterized protein LOC122882433 isoform X1, which produces MINIQILRVLPAAVPLFCVTTSAHDTLRCFSFLVFLCLTLFLNSFSLTPPLSVHPSLATACPSLPLSVSLHLPPPLLFLPFPLGSSAKVGRRSEANTAQGRAEGDPKAGELIMSPCVSRRPSVTLCTDRRTHASRRGLWEGGVAHRGCAPLFSFPFFPPSRPSSPPVLRPSPPLTYRLQTGRRKDRPSPLLSDLRGSTEPERCCCVQDSYLCGSLMLKQHGCCPWG; this is translated from the exons ATGATTAACATACAAATTCTCAGAGTGCTCCCAGCTGCTGTACCACTGTTTTGTGTCACCACGTCTGCTCACGACACTTTACGCTGCTTCTcctttcttgtctttctgtgtctcactctcttccttaactctttttctctgactcctcctctttctgttcaCCCTTCTCTCGCTACAGCATgtccctcccttcctctttctgtgtctctacacctccctcctcccctcctttttCTCCCCTTCCCTCTTGGCAGCAGTGCCAAAGTGGGCAGGCGGAGCGAGGCAAACACAGCGCAGGGCAGAGCAGAGGGCGATCCAAAGGCTGGAGAATTgattatgt cgCCGTGTGTGAGCAGACGTCCCTCTGTCACCCTGTGTACGGACAGACGCACTCACGCCAGTAGGAGGGGATTGTGGGAAGGGGGTGTAGCTCACAGAGGGTGTGCTCCACTCTTCTCTTTTCCCTTCTTCCCGCCATCACGGCCCTCTTCTCCTCCAGTCCTCCGGCCCAGCCCGCCGCTCACGTACAGGCTCcag ACTGGCAGGAGGAAGGACAGGCCTTCTCCGTTGCTTTCTGACCTCAGAGGGTCGACCGAGCCAGAGCGCTGTTGTTGTGTTCAG